catgtctcagcctcccgagtagctgggactacaggtatgcaccccCAGGcctggctatgtttttttttttttttttttttttttttttttttttggggttggGTTTTTCCCTGtttgccaggcttgtctcaaactcctgacctcaggtgatccacccgcctcggcctcccaaagtgctgggattacaggcatgagctactgtgcccggccccactGTATAGACATGAACTTTAGCTATTCCTTTTCTGGTGAGCATTTaggtttttcctgttttaaaaaaaattctaagtaacACTGTAAAATATTAGTACAAAATTTTGACCACATCCCTATTTCTTTTGTACAGATTTCTGGAAGTGAGATTTCAGGTCCTAAGAGTTATGAACATTTTTGAGGTTCTTGataatattgccaaattgctctccagAAAAGTTGACCAATTTACATCCAGTTTTTCAACTAAaaatcttaagatttttttcaactCAAAATTTTCAGTTAACAATCTTAAGAAAAACTTGACAAATCCTGAAACTTCTCTTTATGCTTTGATAAGTCCATTCTGCTCATCTGTCAAAGAACCACTTCCTGTGTCATGGCTtgtcactcatttttttttctttttctattttttttttttttttttttttgagatggagtttcgctctttttgtccaggctggagtgcaatggcgtgatctcggctcactgcaaccttcgattccctggttcaagtgattctcctgcctcagcctcccccgtagctgggattacaggcacacgccaccacgcctggctaattttgtatttttagtagagtcaaactttctccatgttggtcaggctggtctcgaattcccgacctcaggtgatccacccgccttggcctcccaaagtgctgggattacaggcatgagccactgcacccgtcctGTCACTTCATTTTTATAGTGCTACAAAACCATGTTTTCTCCTCTCTGTTCATGTTCCCTTTTCTGACTCCATCTCTGCGTTTTTGTATGTTCCAGGTTCAGGTGTGGGACACAGCAGGTCAGGAACGTTTCCGCAAAAGCATGGTCGAGCATTACTACCGCAATGTACATGCCGTGGTCTTCGTCTATGACGTCACCAAGATGACATCTTTCACCAACCTCAAAATGTGGATCCAAGAATGCAATGGGCATGCTGTGCCACCACTAGTCCCCAAAGTGCTTGTGGGAAACAAGTGTGACTTGAGGGAACAGATCCAGGTGCCCTCCAACTTAGCCCTGAAATTTGCTGATGCCCACAACATGCTCTTGTTTGAGACATCGGCCAAGGACCCCAAAGAGAGCCAGAACGTGGAGTCGATTTTCATGTGCCTGGCTTGCCGATTGAAGGCCCAGAAATCCCTGCTGTATCGTGATGCTGAGAGGCAGCAGGGGAAGGTGCAGAAACTGGAGTTCCCACAGGAAACTAACAGTAAAACTTCCTGTCCTTGTTGAAACCAAACGGTGTAAATACAAGATAAATTATCACTGgagtttttctttcccttttttctgtGCCTGCATAATGCTGACACCTGCTTGTTTCCATACAAAttgatatcaaa
This genomic interval from Piliocolobus tephrosceles isolate RC106 unplaced genomic scaffold, ASM277652v3 unscaffolded_14473, whole genome shotgun sequence contains the following:
- the LOC111532719 gene encoding ras-related protein Rab-33A, with the protein product MFPFLTPSLRFCMFQVQVWDTAGQERFRKSMVEHYYRNVHAVVFVYDVTKMTSFTNLKMWIQECNGHAVPPLVPKVLVGNKCDLREQIQVPSNLALKFADAHNMLLFETSAKDPKESQNVESIFMCLACRLKAQKSLLYRDAERQQGKVQKLEFPQETNSKTSCPC